The Nocardioides sp. S5 genome includes a window with the following:
- a CDS encoding DUF808 domain-containing protein, which produces MAGGLFALLDDVAALARIAAASVDDVGAAAGRASMKAAGVVVDDTAVTPQYLHGSPAARELPIIKKIAIGSLRNKLLFILPAAVLLGQFLPQLLPVILIFGGGFLAYEGAHKVWEKVSGHEPVVEEAEEELTSTGELSPEHEAKTVAGAIRTDFILSAEIMVIALKEVVTSDPDATIWMRAIVLAAVAVLITVLVYGVVALIVKMDDVGLHLAGKPSKGAQRVGLALVSAMPRLLTAISLIGTLAMLWVGGHILLVSLYEIGGPDGLLEGTALGDVLYAPYDLVHHWEDAVHEAVGGTFGALLGWVVNTVLSGVVGLVVGGLVLAVLHAFGIGGGHGSGHDSHDEGGVEGHGSGHGSGRDSGHDEATPGGTAEDSPNR; this is translated from the coding sequence ATGGCCGGCGGACTGTTCGCCCTCCTCGACGACGTCGCCGCACTCGCCCGGATCGCCGCGGCCAGCGTGGACGATGTCGGCGCCGCCGCCGGGCGGGCCAGCATGAAGGCCGCCGGCGTGGTCGTCGACGACACAGCCGTCACCCCGCAGTACCTCCACGGGTCCCCGGCCGCACGCGAGCTGCCGATCATCAAGAAGATCGCGATCGGCTCGCTGCGCAACAAGCTGTTGTTCATCCTGCCCGCTGCCGTGCTCCTGGGTCAGTTCCTCCCGCAGCTGCTGCCGGTGATCCTCATCTTCGGTGGCGGCTTCCTCGCCTACGAGGGCGCGCACAAGGTGTGGGAGAAGGTCAGCGGCCACGAGCCGGTCGTCGAGGAGGCGGAGGAGGAGCTCACCAGCACGGGCGAGCTGAGCCCCGAGCACGAGGCCAAGACGGTCGCCGGCGCCATCCGCACCGACTTCATCCTGAGCGCCGAGATCATGGTCATCGCGCTCAAGGAGGTCGTCACCTCCGACCCCGACGCCACCATCTGGATGCGGGCGATCGTCCTGGCGGCGGTCGCCGTGCTGATCACCGTCCTCGTCTACGGCGTCGTCGCCCTCATCGTGAAGATGGACGACGTCGGCCTCCACCTCGCGGGGAAGCCCTCCAAGGGCGCCCAGCGCGTGGGTCTCGCCCTCGTGTCCGCGATGCCGCGCCTGCTCACCGCGATCTCCCTCATCGGCACGCTGGCGATGCTGTGGGTCGGTGGCCACATCCTCCTGGTCAGCCTCTACGAGATCGGCGGCCCCGACGGCCTCCTCGAGGGCACCGCACTCGGTGACGTCCTGTACGCCCCGTACGACCTCGTCCACCACTGGGAGGACGCCGTGCACGAGGCCGTGGGCGGGACCTTCGGCGCCCTGCTCGGCTGGGTGGTGAACACGGTGCTCTCCGGTGTCGTCGGCCTGGTGGTCGGCGGGCTCGTGCTGGCCGTGCTGCACGCCTTCGGGATCGGCGGCGGCCACGGCTCCGGCCACGACTCCCACGACGAGGGCGGCGTCGAAGGACACGGCTCCGGGCACGGCTCCGGGCGCGACTCCGGGCACGACGAGGCGACCCCCGGTGGCACCGCCGAGGATTCTCCGAATCGCTGA
- the ahcY gene encoding adenosylhomocysteinase, which yields MDFKVADLSLAAYGRKEIELAEHEMPGLMAMRERYGKEQPLKGARVAGSLHMTIQTAVLIETLVALGADVRWATCNIFSTQDHAAAAVVVGTEGTVDAPAGTPVFAWKGETLGEYWDEAEKVFAFTDADGNPVGPNVLLDDGGDITMLLHLGVEFEKTGVVPSQDSTDNEEFKEVLRVLARSVASKPGYWTAVSQDIKGVSEETTTGVLRLYERFREGTLLFPAINVNDSVTKSKFDNKYGCRHSLIDGINRATDVMIGGKVAVVCGYGDVGKGSAESLRGQGARVIVTEIDPICALQAAMDGYEVRRLESVVETADIFITTTGNFNIITVEHFHKMKHQAIVGNIGHFDNEIDMAGLARIPGVVKDEIKPQVHQWIFPSEGDEPGKKIIVLSEGRLLNLGNATGHPSFVMSNSFTNQVLAQIELFTKADDYELGVHVLPKHLDEEVARLHLDALGVELTELTKEQAEYLGVDVAGPFKSDHYRY from the coding sequence ATGGACTTCAAGGTCGCCGACCTCAGCCTCGCCGCCTACGGCCGCAAGGAGATCGAGCTCGCGGAGCACGAGATGCCCGGCCTGATGGCCATGCGCGAGCGCTACGGCAAGGAGCAGCCCCTCAAGGGCGCCCGCGTCGCCGGCTCGCTGCACATGACGATCCAGACCGCCGTCCTCATCGAGACGCTGGTCGCGCTCGGTGCCGACGTGCGCTGGGCCACCTGCAACATCTTCTCGACCCAGGACCACGCTGCCGCCGCCGTCGTCGTCGGCACCGAGGGCACGGTCGACGCCCCCGCCGGCACGCCCGTCTTCGCCTGGAAGGGCGAGACCCTCGGCGAGTACTGGGACGAGGCCGAGAAGGTCTTCGCCTTCACCGACGCCGACGGCAACCCGGTCGGCCCCAACGTCCTCCTCGACGACGGCGGCGACATCACGATGCTGCTGCACCTCGGCGTCGAGTTCGAGAAGACCGGTGTCGTGCCGTCGCAGGACAGCACCGACAACGAGGAGTTCAAGGAGGTCCTGCGGGTCCTGGCCCGTTCCGTGGCCAGCAAGCCGGGCTATTGGACCGCCGTGTCCCAGGACATCAAGGGCGTCTCCGAGGAGACCACCACCGGCGTCCTGCGCCTCTACGAGCGGTTCCGCGAGGGCACGCTGCTCTTCCCGGCCATCAACGTCAACGACTCGGTCACCAAGTCGAAGTTCGACAACAAGTACGGCTGCCGCCACTCGCTCATCGACGGCATCAACCGCGCCACCGACGTCATGATCGGCGGCAAGGTCGCGGTCGTGTGCGGCTACGGCGACGTGGGCAAGGGCTCCGCGGAGTCCCTGCGCGGCCAGGGTGCGCGCGTCATCGTCACCGAGATCGACCCGATCTGCGCCCTGCAGGCCGCCATGGACGGCTACGAGGTGCGTCGCCTGGAGTCCGTCGTCGAGACGGCCGACATCTTCATCACCACGACCGGGAACTTCAACATCATCACGGTCGAGCACTTCCACAAGATGAAGCACCAGGCGATCGTCGGCAACATCGGTCACTTCGACAACGAGATCGACATGGCCGGCCTGGCCAGGATCCCCGGAGTCGTCAAGGACGAGATCAAGCCGCAGGTCCACCAGTGGATCTTCCCCAGCGAGGGTGACGAGCCCGGCAAGAAGATCATCGTGCTGTCGGAGGGTCGCCTGCTCAACCTGGGCAACGCCACCGGCCACCCGTCGTTCGTCATGTCGAACTCCTTCACCAACCAGGTGCTGGCGCAGATCGAGCTGTTCACGAAGGCCGACGACTACGAGCTCGGCGTGCACGTGCTGCCCAAGCACCTCGACGAGGAGGTGGCCCGCCTGCACCTCGACGCCCTCGGTGTCGAGCTGACGGAGCTCACCAAGGAGCAGGCCGAGTACCTCGGTGTCGACGTGGCCGGTCCCTTCAAGTCCGACCACTACCGCTACTGA
- the mtrA gene encoding MtrAB system response regulator MtrA, which yields MNDPVDPARGSVLVVDDDASLAEMLSIVLRQEGFDSRIVGRGDVALDAFRDYKPDLVLLDLMLPGKDGIDVCKEIRAESGVPIVMLTAKGDTVDVVVGLESGADDYIVKPFKPKELVARVRARVRRNDVTPDEGLTIGDVTIDVAGHSVTRGEESINLTPLEFDLLVCLARKPWQVFTREVLLEQVWGYRHSADTRLVNVHVQRLRSKVEHDPENPEVVVTVRGVGYKAGKSQA from the coding sequence ATGAACGATCCTGTCGATCCCGCGCGCGGAAGCGTGCTCGTCGTCGACGACGACGCCTCCTTGGCGGAGATGCTCTCCATCGTCCTCCGCCAGGAGGGGTTCGACAGTCGCATCGTGGGTCGCGGCGACGTGGCCCTGGACGCGTTCCGCGACTACAAGCCCGACCTGGTCCTCCTCGACCTGATGCTGCCCGGCAAGGACGGCATCGACGTGTGCAAGGAGATCCGCGCCGAGTCGGGCGTGCCGATCGTGATGCTCACCGCGAAGGGTGACACCGTCGACGTGGTCGTCGGCCTCGAGTCCGGGGCCGACGACTACATCGTCAAGCCCTTCAAGCCCAAGGAGCTCGTCGCCCGCGTCCGGGCGCGCGTGCGTCGCAACGACGTCACCCCCGACGAGGGCCTGACCATCGGCGACGTGACCATCGACGTGGCCGGGCACTCCGTCACGCGTGGCGAGGAGTCGATCAACCTCACGCCCCTGGAGTTCGACCTGCTGGTGTGCCTGGCCCGCAAGCCCTGGCAGGTCTTCACCCGCGAGGTGCTCCTCGAGCAGGTCTGGGGCTACCGCCACAGCGCCGACACCCGCCTGGTCAACGTCCACGTGCAGCGCCTGCGCTCCAAGGTCGAGCACGACCCGGAGAACCCGGAGGTCGTGGTGACCGTCCGCGGCGTCGGCTACAAGGCCGGCAAGTCCCAGGCGTGA
- the mtrB gene encoding MtrAB system histidine kinase MtrB: protein MRLLDRLPPVLRHGPAFWRRSVQARVVVSTVLLSAAVVGIVGWFLIQQTRDGLLENRVDAVVQEAEGETEAARAGLAAQPGLDVDESAQQQALVEPIQARGATRGFAVVLSPPVSEGVRLADGGAKFTEGLDLTSVPAKLEARFDAVSPTAWTYTDIRTTREIPGLPEGPGIVVGSQVRLPADDNTYTLYYLYPLAEQQETLALVSRAMLVAGVPLLLLVAGLTWLVTRQVVTPIRMARRVAERLAAGHLQERLRVRGEDDLARLATSFNQMASNLQRQIRQLEELSRLQRRFVSDVSHELRTPITTVRMASDVIHDARPFLDPVTARAAELLQKELDRFETLLADLLEISRFDAGAAVLEAEDVDLVDVARRVVDMTSALAAQRDTRVVLHDPGSPCIAEADVRRVERIVRNLVTNAIDHAESRDVEIFVGSDRQSAAIAVRDHGIGLGPGESAMVFNRFWRADPARARTSGGTGLGLSISLEDTHLHDGWLQAWGRPGEGAQFRLTLPRLLGTQLRHSPLPLVPDDARETA, encoded by the coding sequence GTGAGGCTCCTCGACCGGTTGCCGCCGGTCCTGCGCCACGGGCCTGCCTTCTGGCGACGCTCGGTGCAGGCGCGCGTGGTGGTCAGCACCGTGCTGCTGTCCGCCGCAGTCGTCGGCATCGTCGGGTGGTTCCTCATCCAGCAGACCCGCGACGGCCTGCTCGAGAACCGCGTCGACGCGGTCGTGCAGGAGGCCGAGGGCGAGACCGAGGCGGCCCGCGCCGGGCTCGCCGCCCAGCCCGGCCTCGACGTCGACGAGTCCGCGCAGCAGCAGGCGCTGGTCGAGCCGATCCAGGCCCGTGGTGCGACCCGCGGCTTCGCCGTGGTGCTGTCGCCGCCTGTCAGCGAGGGCGTACGCCTCGCGGACGGCGGCGCGAAGTTCACCGAGGGCCTCGACCTCACCAGCGTCCCGGCGAAGCTCGAGGCACGCTTCGACGCTGTCTCGCCGACCGCATGGACCTACACCGACATCCGCACCACGCGCGAGATCCCCGGACTGCCCGAGGGCCCCGGCATCGTGGTGGGCAGCCAGGTCCGGCTCCCGGCCGACGACAACACCTACACGCTCTACTACCTCTACCCCCTCGCCGAGCAGCAGGAGACGCTGGCGCTGGTCTCGCGCGCCATGCTCGTCGCCGGCGTCCCGCTGCTGCTCCTCGTCGCCGGCCTCACCTGGCTGGTGACCCGGCAGGTGGTGACCCCGATCCGGATGGCGCGACGCGTCGCCGAGCGGCTGGCGGCCGGTCACCTGCAGGAGCGGCTGCGGGTGCGGGGCGAGGACGACCTCGCGCGCCTCGCGACGTCCTTCAACCAGATGGCCTCCAACCTCCAGCGCCAGATCCGCCAGCTCGAGGAGCTCAGCCGGCTCCAGCGCCGCTTCGTCTCCGACGTCTCCCACGAGCTGCGTACGCCGATCACGACGGTGCGGATGGCCAGCGACGTCATCCACGACGCGCGGCCCTTCCTCGACCCCGTCACCGCTCGTGCCGCCGAGCTGCTCCAGAAGGAGCTCGACCGCTTCGAGACCTTGCTGGCCGACCTGCTCGAGATCAGCCGCTTCGACGCCGGCGCTGCCGTGCTCGAGGCGGAGGACGTCGATCTCGTCGACGTCGCGCGCCGCGTCGTCGACATGACCTCCGCGCTCGCCGCGCAGCGTGACACCCGTGTCGTGCTGCACGATCCCGGCTCGCCCTGCATCGCCGAGGCGGACGTACGCCGGGTGGAGCGGATCGTGCGCAACCTGGTCACCAACGCGATCGACCACGCCGAGTCGCGCGACGTCGAGATCTTCGTCGGCTCGGACCGGCAGTCGGCGGCCATCGCGGTGCGCGACCACGGCATCGGCCTCGGGCCGGGGGAGTCCGCGATGGTCTTCAACCGCTTCTGGCGCGCCGACCCCGCGCGGGCCCGCACGAGCGGCGGCACCGGGCTGGGCCTGTCGATCTCCCTGGAGGACACCCACCTGCACGACGGGTGGCTCCAGGCGTGGGGCCGTCCGGGCGAGGGCGCGCAGTTCCGCCTCACCCTGCCGCGCCTGCTCGGCACCCAGCTGCGGCACTCACCCCTGCCGCTGGTGCCCGACGACGCCCGGGAGACCGCGTGA
- a CDS encoding LpqB family beta-propeller domain-containing protein, with product MRTARAGCLAAALALLSGCVQMPTDGPVVEPQVSDAADDVPGISFDPRPPQAGDSAADIVAGFLEAMKATPISPTVASQFLSEEAADSWVPEQQIITYAELGTAVGETSVRIPLSEVNRYDDRGAWQRTQDQSVLGLGLALEDGEWRIDEVPNALIVPESWFDDSYQRVSLYFFDPTAQVLVPEPVFVPSGEQFASSLVRGLAARPDDATPDVVQTFFPSGSAEGLAVPISSAGIATVALTGDPDAVDDETAQRMLAQLVWTLRQEPRIRAVELSIGGRALGGPGGSTQVNLDVGSAYDPNGVRPSGELFALDRGLLVSGAIGAFEPTAGPLGTADLGVRSIGVDLTGARVAGVTDDGADLLVAPVQAAGEPTRPVVGAVDLAAPGWDHRDRIWLLDRGAGRARVILVVDGSARVVDVPGITGRSARSLLVSRDGSRLVAVVRGPRADRVVSTRVRQDAAGVVLGFTPVRTLPRPTESSPRIRDIGWRSPTAVSVLSDITEDLSEVRTISVDGAPGEVASGGTTRLRGPTRQLVSSPVDGSEAFALAGRAVTSLTRLERSVPDLARGLTSLTYVG from the coding sequence GTGAGGACCGCGCGGGCCGGGTGCCTGGCCGCGGCCCTCGCCCTGCTGAGCGGCTGCGTGCAGATGCCGACCGACGGCCCGGTCGTCGAGCCCCAGGTCTCCGACGCCGCCGACGACGTGCCCGGCATCTCCTTCGACCCCCGGCCGCCGCAGGCCGGGGACTCGGCGGCCGACATCGTCGCCGGCTTCCTGGAGGCGATGAAGGCCACCCCCATCAGCCCGACCGTCGCGAGCCAGTTCCTCTCCGAGGAGGCCGCCGACTCCTGGGTGCCCGAGCAGCAGATCATCACCTACGCCGAGCTCGGCACCGCCGTGGGCGAGACGTCGGTGCGCATCCCGCTCTCCGAGGTGAACCGCTACGACGACCGCGGCGCGTGGCAGCGCACCCAGGACCAGAGCGTGCTCGGGCTCGGGCTGGCGCTCGAGGACGGCGAGTGGCGCATCGACGAGGTGCCGAACGCCCTCATCGTCCCCGAGTCGTGGTTCGACGACTCCTACCAGCGCGTCTCGCTCTACTTCTTCGATCCCACGGCCCAGGTGCTGGTGCCCGAGCCCGTCTTCGTGCCGAGCGGCGAGCAGTTCGCCTCCTCGCTCGTGCGGGGGCTCGCGGCCCGCCCCGACGACGCCACGCCCGACGTGGTGCAGACCTTCTTCCCGTCCGGGAGCGCGGAGGGCCTCGCCGTCCCGATCAGCAGTGCGGGCATCGCCACCGTGGCCCTCACCGGGGACCCGGACGCCGTGGACGACGAGACGGCACAGCGGATGCTGGCCCAGCTCGTGTGGACGTTGCGCCAGGAGCCGCGCATCCGGGCCGTGGAGCTGAGCATCGGCGGACGCGCGTTGGGCGGGCCGGGCGGCTCGACCCAGGTGAACCTCGACGTGGGCAGCGCCTACGACCCCAACGGCGTACGCCCCAGCGGCGAGCTGTTCGCGCTCGACCGCGGGCTGCTCGTCTCCGGCGCGATCGGCGCCTTCGAACCCACCGCCGGACCGCTCGGCACCGCGGACCTCGGCGTGCGCTCCATCGGCGTTGACCTCACCGGCGCCCGCGTCGCCGGCGTCACCGACGATGGTGCGGACCTGCTGGTCGCGCCGGTCCAGGCGGCGGGGGAGCCGACGAGGCCGGTCGTCGGTGCGGTCGACCTCGCCGCGCCGGGCTGGGACCACCGCGACCGGATCTGGCTGCTGGACCGTGGTGCCGGACGCGCGCGGGTCATCCTGGTGGTCGACGGGTCGGCGAGGGTCGTCGACGTCCCCGGCATCACTGGTCGGTCCGCGAGGTCGCTGCTGGTCTCGCGCGACGGGAGCCGTCTCGTGGCGGTCGTGCGGGGGCCCCGGGCCGACCGGGTGGTCTCGACCCGGGTCCGGCAGGACGCGGCGGGGGTGGTCCTGGGCTTCACCCCGGTGCGCACGCTGCCGCGCCCCACCGAGAGCAGCCCGCGCATCCGGGACATCGGCTGGCGCTCGCCGACCGCGGTCTCGGTGCTCAGCGACATCACCGAGGACCTCTCCGAGGTCCGCACCATCTCCGTCGACGGCGCACCGGGGGAGGTCGCGAGCGGTGGCACCACCCGGTTGCGCGGACCGACCCGCCAGCTGGTCTCCTCGCCGGTCGACGGCAGCGAGGCCTTCGCCCTCGCCGGACGCGCGGTCACCAGCCTGACCCGCCTCGAGCGCTCGGTCCCCGACCTGGCGCGTGGTCTCACGTCGCTGACCTACGTCGGCTGA
- a CDS encoding ComF family protein: MIDAALDLFLGSRCVGCDVPGRMLCHDCRGALSRRAAPAWPSPVPDGLVAPWATEAYDGAVRALVVGHKDRGQWSHRRVLGDLLATSVRAAAADLDPAVPLVLVPVPSRPGAGRQRGYEATAALVRRAARVVRPEREAVVAPLLVSRGAADQAGLDARGRAANVTGSMHCPSVALARLARRRPAAYVVVCDDVLTTGATAREAQRALEAVGLVPVAVAAVAATRRTARQVAPTVGPGTARG; encoded by the coding sequence GTGATCGATGCGGCCCTCGACCTCTTCCTCGGCAGCCGGTGCGTGGGGTGCGACGTGCCGGGACGGATGCTGTGCCACGACTGCCGCGGCGCGCTGTCGCGCCGGGCCGCACCGGCGTGGCCCTCGCCGGTCCCCGACGGACTGGTGGCCCCGTGGGCGACGGAGGCCTACGACGGTGCGGTCCGTGCCCTGGTCGTGGGCCACAAGGACCGCGGCCAGTGGTCGCACCGCCGGGTCCTGGGCGACCTGCTGGCCACCTCGGTGCGGGCCGCGGCAGCGGACCTCGACCCGGCGGTGCCGCTGGTGCTCGTGCCGGTGCCGTCGCGTCCCGGCGCCGGCCGGCAGCGCGGCTACGAGGCCACCGCCGCGCTGGTCCGCCGGGCCGCGAGGGTGGTGCGGCCGGAGCGGGAAGCGGTGGTCGCGCCGCTGCTCGTGTCGCGCGGAGCCGCCGACCAGGCGGGCCTGGACGCGCGCGGTCGCGCCGCCAACGTGACCGGCTCGATGCACTGCCCGTCGGTCGCGCTGGCCCGTCTCGCCCGCCGCCGCCCCGCGGCGTACGTCGTGGTGTGCGACGACGTGCTGACCACCGGCGCCACCGCCCGCGAGGCGCAGCGCGCGCTGGAGGCGGTCGGTCTGGTGCCCGTCGCCGTGGCCGCGGTGGCGGCGACCCGGCGTACTGCCCGACAGGTGGCCCCCACAGTTGGCCCGGGGACCGCGAGGGGCTAG
- the raiA gene encoding ribosome-associated translation inhibitor RaiA, whose protein sequence is MEVVVTGRHCEVSDRFREHVSEKLTRLEKHDHRIMRVQVEVELEKNPRQHDRATKVELTAFSKGPVIRAEAAAEDKMGALDLALDKMQAQMRRAADRRRVHKGRNEHVSVGEALAGMATVEDTEAEDDQTVVEHKVGPITVTGDGPLVVREKSHHAAPMTLDQALYEMELVGHDFYLYVDKESERPSVVYRRRGYDYGVISLDVDGEIAG, encoded by the coding sequence ATGGAGGTTGTGGTCACGGGACGGCACTGCGAGGTGTCCGACAGGTTCCGGGAGCACGTGTCCGAGAAGCTCACCCGTCTGGAGAAGCATGATCACCGGATCATGCGGGTCCAGGTGGAGGTGGAGCTCGAGAAGAACCCCCGGCAGCACGACCGCGCCACCAAGGTCGAGCTCACGGCGTTCTCCAAGGGACCGGTGATCCGCGCAGAGGCGGCGGCGGAGGACAAGATGGGCGCGCTCGACCTGGCCCTCGACAAGATGCAGGCGCAGATGCGCCGCGCCGCCGACCGGCGACGCGTGCACAAGGGGCGCAACGAGCACGTGTCGGTCGGCGAGGCGCTCGCCGGCATGGCGACCGTGGAGGACACGGAGGCCGAGGACGACCAGACGGTCGTGGAGCACAAGGTCGGGCCGATCACCGTGACGGGGGACGGACCGCTGGTGGTGCGCGAGAAGTCGCACCACGCCGCCCCCATGACGCTCGACCAGGCGCTCTACGAGATGGAGCTGGTCGGGCACGACTTCTACCTCTACGTCGACAAGGAGAGCGAGCGCCCTTCGGTGGTCTACCGGCGACGCGGCTACGACTACGGCGTGATATCCCTGGACGTCGACGGGGAGATCGCGGGCTGA
- a CDS encoding response regulator transcription factor, whose translation MTEAQGSEPVRVLVVDDQELFRRGLIMLLSGDSDIEVVGEAADGVTATDLAVTTAPDVILLDVRMPRRTGVEACRAIKEAVPSAKIIMLTVSDEEADLYESVKNGASGYLLKDSSIEEVAQAVRVVNEGQSLISPSMAVKLIDEFKQMSKPEREQGPALKLTERELEVLRLVAKGLNNREVAKELFISENTVKNHVRNILEKLQLHSRMEAVMYAMREKLLDLP comes from the coding sequence GTGACCGAGGCTCAAGGCAGTGAACCCGTCCGCGTGCTGGTGGTCGACGACCAGGAGCTCTTCCGTCGAGGGCTGATCATGCTCCTGAGCGGCGACAGCGACATCGAGGTCGTGGGTGAGGCCGCCGACGGCGTCACCGCGACCGACCTCGCGGTCACCACCGCCCCGGACGTGATCCTGCTCGACGTCCGCATGCCGCGCCGCACCGGCGTCGAGGCCTGCCGCGCGATCAAGGAGGCCGTGCCGTCGGCCAAGATCATCATGCTGACGGTCTCCGACGAGGAGGCCGACCTCTACGAGTCGGTCAAGAACGGTGCGTCGGGATACCTGCTCAAGGACTCGTCCATCGAGGAGGTCGCCCAGGCGGTCCGCGTGGTCAACGAGGGCCAGTCGCTCATCAGCCCGTCGATGGCCGTCAAGCTGATCGACGAGTTCAAGCAGATGTCCAAGCCCGAGCGCGAGCAGGGCCCGGCGCTGAAGCTGACCGAGCGCGAGCTCGAGGTGCTGCGGCTGGTGGCCAAGGGCCTCAACAACCGCGAGGTCGCCAAGGAGCTCTTCATCTCCGAGAACACGGTGAAGAACCACGTGCGCAACATCCTCGAGAAGCTCCAGCTCCACTCCCGCATGGAGGCCGTCATGTACGCCATGCGCGAGAAGCTCCTCGACCTCCCCTAG
- a CDS encoding crosslink repair DNA glycosylase YcaQ family protein, protein MASLTRLQARRIALAAQGFTDRAHATPTTRTFDRTLQRTGVLQVDSVNVLQRAHYMPLYSRMGPYDTGLLTRAAERRPRRVVEYWAHVQALMPVDLWPLMRHRMETYRSERGKWGLTADAALEPRVLAAVRDRGPVTARDLEQEFSTGPRTKEHWGWNWSESRKVLDYLYLVGDVAIAGRTSQFEVLYDLPERVLPAAVLDAPTPAPQDAVTELVRRAARSHGVASAPCLADYYRLRLQPAPGAPSVRTAVEQLVESGELEPVTVQGWKRPAYLHRDARLPRRVAARTLLSPFDPLVWERARTEALFDFSYRIEIYVPAQKRVHGYYVLPFLLGDRLVARVDLKADRSAGVLLVPGAYAEVGAPSGTAEELAVELRRVAGWLGLDDVVVGGRGDLAGELAHALHRSWER, encoded by the coding sequence ATGGCGTCGCTGACCCGCCTCCAGGCCCGCCGCATCGCCCTGGCGGCGCAGGGCTTCACCGACCGGGCCCACGCGACCCCGACCACGCGCACCTTCGACCGCACCCTGCAGCGCACCGGTGTCCTGCAGGTCGACTCGGTCAACGTGCTCCAGCGCGCCCACTACATGCCGCTCTACTCGCGGATGGGTCCCTACGACACCGGGCTGCTCACCCGGGCCGCCGAACGCCGGCCGCGACGGGTCGTGGAGTACTGGGCGCACGTCCAGGCGCTGATGCCGGTCGACCTGTGGCCGCTGATGCGCCACCGGATGGAGACCTACCGCTCCGAGCGCGGCAAGTGGGGCCTCACCGCCGACGCCGCGCTCGAGCCGCGCGTGCTGGCGGCCGTGCGCGACCGCGGCCCGGTGACCGCGCGCGACCTCGAGCAGGAGTTCAGCACCGGTCCGCGCACCAAGGAGCACTGGGGCTGGAACTGGTCGGAGTCGCGCAAGGTGCTCGACTACCTCTACCTCGTCGGCGACGTGGCGATCGCCGGGCGCACCAGCCAGTTCGAGGTCCTCTACGACCTGCCCGAGCGGGTGCTGCCCGCGGCGGTCCTCGACGCACCCACCCCCGCGCCGCAGGACGCGGTCACCGAGCTCGTCCGCCGTGCCGCGCGCTCCCACGGCGTGGCGAGCGCGCCGTGCCTGGCCGACTACTACCGCCTGCGCCTCCAGCCCGCTCCCGGCGCGCCCAGCGTGCGCACGGCGGTCGAGCAGCTCGTCGAGTCGGGTGAGCTGGAGCCCGTCACGGTCCAGGGCTGGAAGCGTCCGGCGTACCTCCACCGCGATGCCCGCCTGCCGCGGCGGGTGGCCGCTCGGACGCTGCTGAGCCCGTTCGACCCGCTCGTGTGGGAGCGGGCGCGCACCGAGGCGCTGTTCGACTTCTCCTACCGCATCGAGATCTACGTCCCGGCCCAGAAGCGGGTCCACGGCTACTACGTGCTGCCGTTCCTGCTCGGTGACCGACTGGTGGCGCGCGTCGACCTCAAGGCCGACCGGTCCGCCGGCGTCCTGCTGGTCCCCGGCGCGTACGCCGAGGTGGGCGCGCCGTCAGGGACGGCCGAGGAGCTGGCCGTCGAGCTGCGCCGCGTCGCGGGCTGGCTCGGCCTGGACGACGTCGTGGTGGGCGGTCGCGGCGACCTCGCCGGCGAGCTGGCGCACGCATTGCACCGCTCGTGGGAGCGGTAG